TTGACTTCATGAGCGCATTCCCAAATCCATTCTACTTTTTTCAGGCAAGTCTCGTCTATCTTCGGTGAGACCGCGGCTCCCGCCCTCCCTTCCGAGGGCGCGCGGTGGGGCCGTTCGATTAGTGCTGAGTCCTGGGTTCTGAGTGCTGGGGCGGGTGTCTTCGCTAGCGGGTTATCGGCGGAATGCGTCCTTCCCCTTAATCACTTCCGAGAGCATCTGGTCCGCCAGTTTGGCGGCAATCCGCCGACGGTACCACCGGCGTACCAGTCCGATCCCGACCATCGCTGTAGCGGCGGCTACCAACGCCCAACCTCATTCTTCCATAGGTTCAGCTTAGTGCAGCTTCCGGGGCTGAACAAGAGGAGGGGGTACACGGAGAAAATGGATCGGGAGTCATTCTCGCAACTCACGCCTTGAACCCAATGCGGCGGGATCTCTACGGCGGCGGAGCCATGAACTGGCGGATGGCCAACTACCTGCGTCGAGGTCTGCCTGCTTCTTCTTCCAAAACCTTGGCAATGAGGGGCTGCACCGGAGGGATGTCTTCTTGAGCCGTTTTCCACAACACCTGATAGTTCACTCCAAAATACTCATGGATGAGCTTATCGCGCATGCCCGCCATTTGCTTCCATGGCACCTTCGCGTGCCGCTTGCGTACAGATGGAGGAACTTTCTTGGCCGCTTCGCCGATAATCTCGAACGCCCTGACCACGGCATAGATGGTTTTCTGATCCTGCGCGAACTGCGCCCACGTCATACCGGCGATAAATTGGGAGATGTTCTCCGCAGCCTCTTGAATGTCGGCCACGTAATCGAGAAATTCGCGGGCGCGCGTCACAGCCCCACGACCTCGCTGAGAATTCGCCGGCCGATCAGGGGCTTGAGCGTCCCCTTCATCACCAAATCCACCTTCACGCCCAACAACTCGGACAGGTGATTTTCCAGCTCCAGAAACCTAAATAAGCCCGGCTCCTCGGCAAACTCAACGAGGACATCGAGATCGCTGTCTTTCTTGGGAACTCCCCGAACATACGAGCCGAACAGACCAAGGTACCGGACATGAAACCTGGCCCGTAGCTGAGGCAACTGGCCACGCAGTGTTTCCGTGTAACGCCGCAGCTTTCGTTGTGCGCCTAACCGGGACACACTGGCCATCTTCCGCACTCCTCACGCAATCAATTACCCCATCCCGCG
This genomic stretch from Nitrospira sp. harbors:
- a CDS encoding DUF86 domain-containing protein — its product is MTRAREFLDYVADIQEAAENISQFIAGMTWAQFAQDQKTIYAVVRAFEIIGEAAKKVPPSVRKRHAKVPWKQMAGMRDKLIHEYFGVNYQVLWKTAQEDIPPVQPLIAKVLEEEAGRPRRR
- a CDS encoding nucleotidyltransferase family protein, translating into MASVSRLGAQRKLRRYTETLRGQLPQLRARFHVRYLGLFGSYVRGVPKKDSDLDVLVEFAEEPGLFRFLELENHLSELLGVKVDLVMKGTLKPLIGRRILSEVVGL